In Candidatus Competibacteraceae bacterium, the following are encoded in one genomic region:
- a CDS encoding DJ-1/PfpI family protein, translating into MALQPLASKKIAVLVESQYVPGEIEAYRYGFGALGAEVHFMSRLWNQPKQTFVGEVEQPGQTPQTLDVSIDFQHVALEDYAAVIMAANYTSVRLRYFEPPQGQLIAPEMVRAAPAVEFFARAMRNRRIVKGPLCHGLWILTPYPELLKGRKVICHEVVLADVLNCGAIYVPQDAENGGVVVDGDLVTGRSWHVVEPFIQAVARQILALNAEV; encoded by the coding sequence GTGGCTCTTCAACCGCTAGCGAGCAAAAAAATCGCGGTGCTGGTGGAAAGCCAGTACGTGCCCGGCGAAATCGAAGCGTACCGCTACGGCTTCGGCGCGCTGGGGGCGGAGGTGCACTTCATGTCGCGGCTGTGGAATCAGCCGAAACAGACCTTCGTCGGCGAGGTGGAACAACCGGGCCAAACACCGCAGACCTTGGATGTCAGCATCGACTTCCAACACGTCGCGCTGGAGGACTACGCGGCGGTGATCATGGCGGCCAACTACACCAGCGTCCGGCTGCGCTATTTCGAGCCGCCACAGGGACAACTCATTGCCCCGGAAATGGTCCGCGCCGCGCCGGCGGTCGAGTTCTTCGCCCGCGCCATGCGGAACCGGCGCATCGTCAAGGGACCGCTGTGCCACGGCTTGTGGATTCTGACGCCGTACCCGGAGTTGCTGAAGGGGCGCAAGGTGATTTGCCACGAGGTGGTGCTGGCGGACGTGTTGAACTGCGGCGCGATTTACGTCCCGCAAGACGCGGAAAACGGCGGGGTGGTGGTGGACGGCGATCTGGTCACCGGTCGCAGTTGGCATGTAGTGGAACCCTTCATCCAGGCGGTCGCCCGGCAGATTTTGGCGTTAAACGCGGAGGTTTGA
- a CDS encoding type 1 glutamine amidotransferase domain-containing protein, translating into MSRKILIVLSEWGFWGEELIGPLDVFDAAGYESVFATPTGKRPVAITVSKDASFVDPPLGRPVTTPEMAAKVQAIDDPANPRLDNPINLSAWFPMQPYWSAPEVLRQWENYYREVARAQEQLSQYDALLMVGGSGPLVDMANNYRVHELIFGFLRQGKPVAAECYAVTCLAFARDLNDRKSIIWGKRVTGHCKEYDYLDGTGFMERYNQFLNFNMGPPPYPLEYILRDATGPDGGYIGNVGRETSVIVDYPFITGRSTPDSTLTGQMVVETLERGLRRFGW; encoded by the coding sequence ATGAGTCGCAAGATTTTGATCGTGTTGTCGGAATGGGGTTTTTGGGGCGAGGAGCTGATCGGCCCGCTGGACGTATTCGACGCCGCCGGCTACGAATCCGTGTTCGCCACCCCGACCGGCAAGCGGCCGGTCGCCATCACCGTCAGCAAGGATGCGAGCTTCGTCGATCCGCCGCTGGGCCGGCCGGTCACCACGCCGGAAATGGCGGCCAAGGTACAGGCCATCGACGATCCGGCCAACCCGCGCCTGGACAACCCGATCAACCTGTCGGCCTGGTTTCCGATGCAGCCTTACTGGAGCGCCCCCGAAGTGTTGCGCCAGTGGGAGAACTACTACCGGGAGGTGGCGCGCGCTCAGGAACAGCTCAGCCAATACGACGCCTTGTTGATGGTCGGCGGCAGCGGCCCGCTGGTCGACATGGCCAACAACTACCGGGTCCACGAGCTGATTTTCGGCTTCTTGCGCCAAGGCAAACCGGTGGCGGCGGAATGTTACGCCGTGACCTGTCTGGCCTTCGCCCGCGATCTCAACGACCGCAAAAGCATCATCTGGGGCAAGCGGGTCACCGGCCATTGCAAGGAATACGACTACCTGGACGGCACCGGTTTCATGGAGCGCTACAACCAGTTTCTGAATTTCAACATGGGGCCGCCGCCCTACCCGCTGGAATACATCCTGCGCGACGCCACCGGTCCGGACGGCGGCTACATCGGCAACGTCGGCCGGGAAACCTCGGTCATCGTCGATTACCCCTTCATCACCGGCCGCTCCACCCCGGATTCCACCCTGACCGGACAGATGGTGGTGGAAACCTTGGAGCGGGGCCTGCGCCGCTTCGGCTGGTGA